CTTGCGCACTTCACGGCGGAAAGCCTGAAGTACCTGGATGGCTCCGGTCTGCATCTTTAGGTTCTGGGCCTCCTCACTGCCAAACTCATCAGTTGGGGAGATCTTGTAAAGAGGCAACACATGAAGCTGCTCGTCCTCAGGAATCTCCCCCACTGCCCGGTTGTCCTCCTTAGTTAAAGTGCACACCTGACAGAGAAAGATTGGGAGAGTAAGATGAGATGTGACCCTGACCCAAACCACAGGGCATCCACACTTTAGCTTATCTACAGCTGATCTTACCACTGTGCAACCATTATGAAGGTTGTGCTGGTCCTTATGGGCGTGGGCACAGAAGTCCATGCAAGCAGTGACTCCAGAGAATGGCCGACCCTCCTTTAAGCCCAGCCTACACTCAGGAGCTCTCGACTCTGACTGGCACTGAAGGAGAGGGCATCAACAGGGGTGAGgtaatgtttttatgtcagacacatgcacagttggccattttctttctttctcaaaaCAGCACTTCATAGATTTCATACTATAGTTAAGAATTTATCATTGTTCTTGGCAACCACAGGGCCACTCGGTGTGAATATACAGAACTGTGTGTGAAAATTATGAATTGGACTTGGTGGTGGTATGCTGTGGAGCTTTGACTCAAAAACAAACCTGGTTGCTGTATGCCTGCGGGGCCAGCTGTTTGTACAAAGGAGCCACCTCAGTTGCCAGATGCTGAAAGTTATCCCTGAGTTTGTCCTCCTGCCGAGCAACAACGTGGATCACAGGGtagaacaaaacacagagacacagacttAGTGGCACAAAATTACCAAAGATGTCAACTCTGAGTAAGACAATGTAACCCTAGTTATATTGACTTTCAGGGTGATAATTACCTCTTCAGGATGATCTCCTTGGAGCCTGAACTTGCGCGGCAGTTTGCTTCGGGCGTACTTACAGCCATTAAAGTACATACTCCAAGAGCAGCCGAAAGAGAAGGAAGCACCACAGCTTTCAGGATCCTTGCCTTGACATGCACAGGTACGACTGCAGGGGGAGACAATGAGTGAGCTCTCAGCCACATGTATAAATAATGTGTTCCTTCTGCATGCTTCACATCATGTAAACTCTGTGTGTCACCTGGGCTGAGTGGGATATAAAAACATGAGTAACAGAAAAGCGAATGAAGGAATGTAGTCTACATTTCATTTGGAGCATTAATGTTACAGGACATCCACCTAATCTTATGcaacaaatgtgcattttattttgccCTTATACTGCTAATGAAGTGACTTTTGTTCTGGCAACAAATATAATATatcatcagtcacacacacatattgggTCATATGAGTTTACTccagtgtatgtgtgcactTGCCTGATCAGAAAGATGCATAGTTTTGACTTATTACGTGATGGATGCCCACTTTTTGTGAGGAAAGCCGGCCATATTTTTTTACTCTAGATTCCCTGAGATGGGTCTTCCTAAAACTCCAGATAAAGTTGAATTGATATCGATTAGAACTCCCTGACAACCAAAAAACATGTATCTACGGAGTGGCAGTAGAATAATGCAACATAATGCTGAAATGCAAACTCTCGAACCTGTAAGACAAAAGAGCCAGAGTCAGAGAGCACTGATCAAATACTTACTCATCATTGAGGCCACATCTTCGGCTGGTGGGGTTGCCATATTTGGTCAGGGTGTCACTGAGCTCACGATACAGTTTGTCAGCCAGCATCTTTGGGACACCTTCCCAGGCCATGATGAGTATGATGATGACAGCATGGGCACAGTGGTGGCCTGCACGCTGACGCACCAGACAAAGCAGCTTCTCTGTCTCGCTGCTCCGACGGATAACCTGAAAGGAAACGGATGTTATCGTTATTTTAGCTTTTACTTACACGGGGACACATAACCACCCTGTGTCTTCCCTGATCTTAATAAAGATGTGCAAACTAACAATAACGAAAAATCTAGCTGAGTGTATGTTTAAACTGTGTTTCAGCTtcatatttgatttatatttgaTATCTTATATGCTACGTTGAAAGGGACCAGCCATAATTTCACTTATTAATGAAGCAAAGTGTGAGAATTGATTCACATTCTACATGTTATAAAAACTTATAGAGAGCATATacatacaatatacaataaTCAACCCGATCataacttttgaaaatattaatgtCTATTGACATGTATAAGCTTGCTGCCTTTAACATATTTTATCTTTACAGtgcctctctccctgtctccagCACACAGATCCAACTTAAATCTACCTTAGTAGGTAGAGTAGGTAGAGTGTGTATCAGGTGTGAcatgaaagaaaagagcagacaGTTCAGACAGTTGCAGGCAGAGTGAGACCTCCTGCTGACTTAGTTATTGTAACAAACTTACAACCTACCCTAAAACACTTCTCCATCTAATGTCTCTTACAGCACATTGTTCATAAACACATGAAGCACAGATTACCAATTTGCATTTTTGTGATTGCAGTCACCTTCTTTGAAAGTTTTGCAAGTGTTTGTAAGTAACTGTAAGAACAATGAGCTTATGACGCCTCATTAAGATTCATTGTTATCTTTTCTTAAAACATTGTGCTATTGCCGCTAACAGTGAAGCCTTCTTGTTCTTAATATTGCATTTTTATACCATTATGTCTGTAACCTTTATGTAAGTAATGCATGCTACGCcatttcattcactttgtttGGGTATGATGGGCCTATGGAGCAGTGAGTGGTGGGTTGGGACAAGAGAgccctgtgtttgtttgtatgtgacTGTGCTTGTTGTATTTTCTGTCTTATGTTCATACgcatttgttacctctagaTTAGGCTACTGGAATTCATTACTATCAGGATGTCCCAACTATTCTTCAAATTCTAACCGTTCAAACAGTGTGTGCGAAGTGCCTTTATGTAACTCTGTTATCATTTGGTTcgatataaataaatttgatttgatttgagtaaCAGCACAGtagtgtaatggttagcactgttgctccacaacaagaaggttgtgggtttgattcctgtgtgtgggtttcctaCAGGTACTCCGGTTCacgcccaaagacatcatgtttgggttaactggtgactctgaattgtctgtaggtctgagtgcgagtgtgagtggttgttggtctctgtctgtctctgtgtgttggccctgtgatggactggcggcctgtccagggttcacctcgccctcacccagaatgagctgggattggctccaggaccccccgcgacccggaaaaCGGATAggtagtagaagatgaatggatgactAACTTTGATGCTGAATCTCCTTGGAAACGAGATGGTTCCTCTCAAAGGGCTATCCTTTAATAGACTTTATGTACTGAAATGTCCTCACCACTGCTATGTAGTTTTTTGTCTTGGTTTTTCAAACCTGATCATAAAGCAGGTATTGTGTAATGCTACTTACCCATTTTGCAATAGGACATCCCTGTGAGCTCTTTCCTTCTTTGCCTGTATAAACTACCTTCTCAATCCGGATGGCATCCCCTTTCTCTCCATAcctttaaaggaaaacaaaaaatcttcATGTTGATCCACTTTAGCACTTGTTTTTTGGAGCCAGAATAGCCTTCAGCCCTGACACCCTTAGAGCTATGATTAACCGAGCTGACTTCGAGTGTCACTACACTTGAAACACATGTGCTAGTCTTCTGAATTTGTCAGTGCCCTAAGGGTCAAGGAGGCAACCTGAAAATACTGATGCTGATAAAAGCCGACTGATCAAATGCTTTGCATTGTTTCTTATTGCCTTGTGCTAAAAGCTCTACAGGGATACATCACAAAGCCCTGGAACACCTACTGAACATCAAGCCGGTTACCAATCTAGATGCGTGTATAAAACTAGTTACTTTAATGGGGATTTCAACTACTGACAACGGTACCATATTGCAACACACATGGTGCACATGGCCAGGTTAACAATAGCAAGAATATCCCACAGGTCCCACTAGAACAGTTGGGAGCCACTGACTTGGTGAATCAGTAGAGTGAGTCTACAATAATCTGTTGAAATAGAAATAGATGTTTTATAGATATTTTCAGGAGTAGTAGTATCTGTCAATTTGAACAAAGACAAGCAAACCTCAGCAGTTCTGGCAAGACAGGAGTGTTCGCAAAGCTCTGCTGAGATTCACACAAGCGCGTCAGTGTAAACCAGAACCCTCTACTTCTACACAATGTTAGCCGCAGATTTTCTGTCTCTTGGAGACAATTTCTGTGCCTCATCAGTCATGTCCTTATGTCCATAAATGAGTTTAtgttctgtttatatttttgtgtgttggtctgtgttaAAGTGTGTATGTATCTGTGAATACAATGCTAGAAGTGCTTGCAATAGTAGCCTGGCCAGCTTTTGCTAGAATGTTGGGGTGTATGGGAGAAGGAAGGGGTCAGAGGTTATGTTGGATTGGGGGTTGGGCTTTCAGAATTTGTCAGATGCCATATCAGGTCGCCTGGCTGCTTGATACCTGCCATTGTGAAAACTTCAGCCCTGAGAAGATTCGGCATGACAGTGAGCACAAGGGACTGCTGGTGAATAGGAAACACCCtgaggggggtggaggggtgggagTATAGTGGGCTCTGTCACCACAGGGGTGGCCTGCATGGGTCAGAggtgggtcaaaggtcagctgagGACTATGGGGTCCTCACATCTTACATCATCTCTCAAACAACAAAGAGTGGTCTCTGGCCTAACATCCCCCCTCAACCTATCCTCTCCAGGGACTAATGGCTCATAGGTTTTTATTGATCGTCAGCCTttcacaaaacagcagccaaatATCTCACTCCATGAGGCATCCAGTTATACATGGCTTAAATATGTAGTCACAGTAGCGTCACCACAACATGTTACCCAAGCTCTGACAACTGGCAATTCTGCCATCACCATTATCAGACTGAGTCTGTGATACGTTGTAGGAAGATAAACTAAATACAGTTTCATCCTAAAGGCTGGAGCTGCACAGCTTCCTGGTGCTGCCCTGTAAATGGTATAAGTATTACCCTGTGAGGATCAATGTACTGTGCTCGATCTGACTTTTAGAACGCTGTCTACTGATGCACTGCAGGCAAAGCAACATCACTTTATTGGATTAGTTTGGCTAATGCATTCGGCTAATTTTGCATCTGTGACCTACCAAGTTTAACTGTGACCTTTAAGTTTTATGCATTACTTAATAATACAGGGATGTTTTACAGCACACACATTCTGAGCTTGATCTGCCCCcctcaaaaataaattcattctaCTAAAACTTTATGTTCTCTGTTCTTTCCTGCTGTcgtatttctgtttctgtgattaGATGTTTGCCCCCCTTGTTTCTCCCTGATTCCTCTTATTCTCAGCTATCACCCAACCGCTACTCCTGTGTTTCTTGCTctgatgctgatgatgctgatATTTCATATTGGTTTCTGGGTCAGAGAATCCCTAAGGACAAAAtgcaaagaagaggaaaaagagaagagaagagaaggaagagctTACCTTGACTCCATCAGATTTCGTATAGAGGCTACAGTGGGTCCAGATCCCAGGTGGTTGTAATAGGGACCTTCATCTTTTTCCAGGATTTGCTctacagaaagaaacagaacaaatgagTGGACCAGAAgcatacaaataaatgttttcaataaaCAATACACAATCTTTCTGCTTTGTATTGGTAACACATTCATTGCTTACTTCTATTACATTTTGTAATCATACTGTAATCTAAATATAACTTTTGTTTACTTTAGTTGTTCTGTTATGATGAGTTAATACTATACTTATATAACTCAATGATTCATTTTCAGCTTTCTTATCTCACACTCACTGAGCAATATTTGACTGACTCTACTGGCACCACTACTGTGGTTAGCAACACAgcaacttttaacttttaaatattttcctaaaAATTTGCCCAAATTttgagaacaacaacaaagagattatttgaaaatacatttttctagTGGCTCTGCGAAGTGAGCAATGTCGAACAGTAAACGTCTGTTTACTTCCATTGAAACATCTCagtttctgtatgttttttttttttttttaccatgtcAAAAGTACAGTTAACGCAATATATGACGTGTAAAAATGTGCTCCCGATGGCATCCTTAAGTTCCCACAAACAAACGAATGTACACACCCTCCCTGTGCACAGACACTGGGATGTGACTATAGGGTGTGGTGCCTGAATGGAGTTACTTTGTAAAGCAGAAGATTTTTGAAGCAAGCATGAATGATTCAGTGTATGTGAGGGATTAAGTCTGAATGCATCCTGTGTACATATGTGTTTATGCTTTAGGTTTGCCCTTGTCCCATAGACATCGTCAGCTCTCATCTTTGAAACAGATTTTGCATTGTGTGAGTTTTAGTACAGACTTGTTTTGCAGCTAAAGCTGTGTTGGTTTTGCCCTTGCTTTCTTTACAGGACACCTCTGTATCATCTCTAGCAGATAACACGCTCGGTTAAGTGCTCACTATCAGCTGAGTAACTGAAATGTGGACAAACATTCAGTGCTGGGGTGTGAGTGTCTGGTTCAAAGGCAATATTAGGTCGCATTCTAAGGCTTGTGCAGAGACTCCAGGGTGTGGCTCAGGCCAGGAAGTGGAGGAGTGAGACTAAATTTGTGCGTGGGAATTGTGGGCTTGCTTTTATATCCTGAACACACTCAACCCAAACAGGACTCATGTTACCATGGGGACAAAAATGAAGGTCCCAAAAAAGTTAAGAGAGTTAAAGCTTGCCTTtggtgttagtgtgtgtatggTTGCAGTGGTGGCAGTGGTGTTGTGCCAACAGCAGTTGACAGGGCAGTGTGTAACCAGGCTTGAGCATGAAGCCTGTTGTGCTTTAACTGCACACAGCAAGCAGGCGTTTAACTGCAGCTGCTCTTCCCCTGCCGTGCACTCTGTCCAGTGTTTGGGGACAGCTAGGGTCTATTTACTAGGCCTTAACCCTTTATATTCCTCCGGTTAACATTTAATAACTACAGACTAACTACAACCGTGTCTTAGTCTTTGAAAAgaggttttctttattttgctgttaCAACAATGTATTGAGCATTTACCAAACGTAGGTAGAGCAGTGATATTCTCATTTACTCAGCTATTAATTAATGGTCTAATGGCTTAGGCAGGGCTGTTtacaaaataaagacacaacatTTTACATTGTAATTATGTGAGGAATACTGGAGATTAAATTACCTTCCTGTACGGGCTGACCTATaattttcttattcattttaaatatgtacTATACATGGCCACCAATTATTGCAGTCGCAAATAAATAACCTGAGCAGGGTTCTACCCAAACCACGGGGCTGACCCCTCAAACAAAGACTCgtttcagctcctcagccagAGCCAAATGCACTTTtgtgtgaggttgtgtgtgCCACAACTACTATTGTTCCTTCCCCCTGCATTCATTGGCTCACACTGTAGCAGTATGGACCTGGTTGCTGTGGAGATGTGTTGGGCTTAcagatttatttactttaatacTACATGTACTTTACCTGCACTCCTATGAATAAGTAATGTTTGGAGTCATGTTATATTAGTTTGAGATTACTGAGTAAGTGCTGACGGAGTTTGTGTGCTGTCAGTCACAAAGGCATTGACAGAAGCTAACACACCAACTTACCCACACAGGTGCAGAGGGGGAACTCTGACTGTAGATTCTTGGAAGGAGTATCCAACAAGCTCTTGGTGGGGGTGTCCAGGTAGCGCAGAGGAGACTCTAAGAAGCCTCTAAGTGAAGGAGAAGAGGGCAGGCTGTCCTTAGTGGGCGTGTCCTCCTCAGAAAAGCACGTGGTGGACAGTATAGCCATATCACCAGAGGCTTCAAGCTTCATGCGTTTAGGCATCAGGGAACATGGCATGCTGAAGTTCTCCTTTAACACActgggctgctgctgcacagcctCCTGAGGCAGAGACACATGATGGGGCCCGTCATACTGCTCCTTCACAGGACTCTTTGTTGATTCCTTGTTCAAAGTTGCTTCAATTTGGGTCCCTGACTCATCCTTGTTAACCTCCATTTCCTGGTCATTTGGATGAGGTGCGGAACTGGCTTGAGTGCTGAGACATAAGGGAGCAGACTGGGAGGCGGATGATGACGTAGGACTGAGGTCCTGAGGAATGGTCTGGGACTGATTCCCCAGCTGAGGGACTGTAGCAGTCGCCTCCATTGACTGAATGCCAGATGCATCTGGGGCAGAGTCCCCAAATTCAGCCTCAAACTGACGAATCAGCTCTTCATATTTCGGGTCTAAGTTGACAAGACTTGATAACTGTGAAGTGCTGGATGGAAATGTGGAGGTCAGAGGTATGGTGGTGCTGGTGTTACTGGTGGCTGGGCTGCCTGTTCCTTCTGACTTAGCGTGGGCTACAGGGGCCACAGCTGGGAGCAGAGGGCCCGTGAGGGCTGGAGTGTTTGCTGACAAAGCAGAAACAGTGGAAGAGGGAGTCACTGACGAGGTGGATATGGATACCTGAGATTGGGCTGGGGCAGAGaggcctgcagcagcagcctgagtgGAGTTACTGTGGAGTGGCAGAGAGGGGAGGCTGGTTGGGGCTGGGGCTCTGTCTGTAATGAGGACTGTTGGTTTTTGGATGGAAATTTGAGTTTGAGGCAGGAAGGTTGGCATGGAGGGTTTCTGCTTGGTCTTCTTGATGATTATCTGTTTAGGTTTGGGCAGGGGAGGGCCTGTATGCATTCCACTTATAGCTTTAATGATGGGAGATCCCTGGgtgctctttttcttcttgggTTCCTTAGATTCCTGTTTGATGGCCAGATGTGGCAAAACGTCTGCCTCAATCTGTGGCCACCATTTTTTCAAGTTTTGGCAAGCCAGAGGTGGACGTGGGCCCGGTGTTCCAAAGCCAGGGGAGTGGTTAGAGAAGAGGTTCCTCTTGTAGTGAAGGTGCTGTTGCAGAGCTGCCTGAGTGGAGTGGCTGATGGCTGCTTGGCCAGGTGACAGGGGTGTGCCAGGGTAGTGCTGACCTTGCTGTGGACCATTAGCCATGCCATAATGTCCCATGGAGGCAGTGTGATGGTAGTGCTCTCCAGAGTCTGGTTCTTGCTTTACTCTAGGCAGTGCTGGGCTATCCTGGGCCAGGATACCTCCATTCTGATTCAAGCTGAGCTGTTGGGTGACTGGAAGCTTGAAGGAGGAATTACTGAATTTGCCACTGGTGTCACCAAGCAGCTGTTTAAGCTCTGACATTGGGTCTGAGCTACTGTGAGGTGCAGCAGCAAAGTGAGACTGGGTCTCAGACTTCACACACATCCATGGCTTCCTTTGCTCAGAGCCTCTGCCTGAGCTCTGTTGCCACTGTTGGGGATTGGGGCTGAAGCCTACAGGTTTTCCCTGACTTGGGAAGGGAGAGGTAGAGGAAGGGAGAGGTGTAGCATGGGGTGGCTGGCCCTGGGACTGGGGCCTGTGGTGCTCACAGGACACAGAGGCCTGCTGGCTGGTGTGCAGTCCTGGAGGGACAGACTGAGAGCGTGAGGAAGAAGAGTGGGTGCCTGGAGATGGTGGAATCAAGATTGAACCATTTGATGGTTGGGATGTGAGATTCTGGGTATGTTGGTGATGGAGGTTACTGTTGTAGGGTGTTTGACCTGGGGAGACAATAGCTTGTGGACTGGTACCAGATAGCTGGGTCAGGGCTTCTATGGCAATTGCTGTCTGAAGACTTATGTTCTTTTCCTTGGCTATGGAGAGCACCTGGGGAGAGCATGGAATCGGGGGTTTGGAGCAGGGCACTTGGTCTCGGTGGGGGCCTTGAGTTCCCTGTTGCTGCTGGGAAAATGAAGTATGTAGATGAGGACCACCATTCACTTGGGGGTAGGACCGATGTTGCAAAAGAGGTTGCTGTAGATGAGGCTGTAAGTGTGGGGAAGCTTCAGCCATCTTGCTGGCACCTTGATCTTCATTGGTTGCCAATTTAATCTTCTTCTCCAGCCACTCAAGGTAGTCTGGACAGTCAGGCCCATCACAGTTGCAGTTAGGGGGCTTGTGTCCATGTTTGGCTTGGCTCAGTGCTGTTTGTAGGGTGTTCAGGTCTTCTAGAGGTTGGCAGCTTCCCTCAGGAGTCACTGCGGAAATTCTGGCATGAGCCCCCTCTGCACCCATCTCCTGGGTGAACCTTTCATAAAGCTGGGCTGTGTTGGGTTGCACTAAaaggcaggaagaggaggaagaagggggcAAGGACCCAGCAATAGCTGAAAAAGCCACCAGGTTGTGGGCATCCTCCATGTTTGCATGGTGAGCAGGTTCACTAGGGGTTGCATCACTGTTGCTgttccaacatggctgctgttgttgggtGCCACTGAGCTTGCCCTGCCCTGCCACCCAGCATTGCCTTGGAGGTGCGCTTCCCGCCCTCGACTGCTCCGTTTCCATAGAttcctcatcatcattacaGTAGCGATTCACCCCATTGGCCAGTTCCAGGCTCAGTGCGCCTTCCTGGAGGCGGTCATGTGACCCAATTTCCATCTGGCCTCCACTTCTGGGGCCATCCACCGAAGTGACTTTGCAAACagtctgaaagacaaaaatagagAAATGTCAGTGAGGTCATCACTACTCACTAAATTCAGAGCTGAttatgtgggaaaaaaaaaaaaaaaaccaaaacattatcATTCATAATCacccatttatttttaataattattatgaaTATTAGTAAAAGTAATTGGATAATTCCTTTGTATCCAAATAATACTTTGAAAGACTTTTAACCATCAGGGTCAGACTTCAGTCCCTTCTTCACAGCTCTTTTTGAGGATTTCAAGAATTCTTATGCATACAGAACATACAATCCTGCAGGGTCAGTTCATTAGGGCTAAGGAAACTAAAAATGTTAATGGTTTCAATGGAATGATTCAAAGCAGTCGTGTCCTGCCAAACAAGTCGCAGGCTTTGTTTGACTATTATCTATAAACTGCTGCACTACTCAAGATCAGTTGGGGTATGCAAAGCAGTAGGAGTTTGAACTTTTGGCCCATGGAAGGGGGAGTGTTGGAACATATATGCACTGAAGAGTGAAGACAACAATACATCACACTGAATCAAAAAATTACAAAGTCAAAAGAAACCCAAGTTCACCTAGAAGAAATATTTAGACATTTCCCgtggaaacagaaaacatgaacacaatttaaatgtttataacATAACTAATTTTAAAAAACCAAAGCCAGATATTGATGAAGCTTTTATGGTCTTTGTGGAGTTATTACTGCAAATGGCTTAACTTGAAACTGGAAAGACAATTTGgatggaaaatgttttcatactgTTCATGACAAACATGATAATctgaaaaattatttcagcAGTGAAGCTAAAAGCGACTGCAATGAACGCAAGAAAATGTTCTTCCAAACAAGAccttaaatgtcacattttctc
The nucleotide sequence above comes from Echeneis naucrates chromosome 9, fEcheNa1.1, whole genome shotgun sequence. Encoded proteins:
- the tet3 gene encoding methylcytosine dioxygenase TET3 isoform X1; its protein translation is MYESEPLLYHPLSSSLSMPGYSRFTTVCKVTSVDGPRSGGQMEIGSHDRLQEGALSLELANGVNRYCNDDEESMETEQSRAGSAPPRQCWVAGQGKLSGTQQQQPCWNSNSDATPSEPAHHANMEDAHNLVAFSAIAGSLPPSSSSSCLLVQPNTAQLYERFTQEMGAEGAHARISAVTPEGSCQPLEDLNTLQTALSQAKHGHKPPNCNCDGPDCPDYLEWLEKKIKLATNEDQGASKMAEASPHLQPHLQQPLLQHRSYPQVNGGPHLHTSFSQQQQGTQGPHRDQVPCSKPPIPCSPQVLSIAKEKNISLQTAIAIEALTQLSGTSPQAIVSPGQTPYNSNLHHQHTQNLTSQPSNGSILIPPSPGTHSSSSRSQSVPPGLHTSQQASVSCEHHRPQSQGQPPHATPLPSSTSPFPSQGKPVGFSPNPQQWQQSSGRGSEQRKPWMCVKSETQSHFAAAPHSSSDPMSELKQLLGDTSGKFSNSSFKLPVTQQLSLNQNGGILAQDSPALPRVKQEPDSGEHYHHTASMGHYGMANGPQQGQHYPGTPLSPGQAAISHSTQAALQQHLHYKRNLFSNHSPGFGTPGPRPPLACQNLKKWWPQIEADVLPHLAIKQESKEPKKKKSTQGSPIIKAISGMHTGPPLPKPKQIIIKKTKQKPSMPTFLPQTQISIQKPTVLITDRAPAPTSLPSLPLHSNSTQAAAAGLSAPAQSQVSISTSSVTPSSTVSALSANTPALTGPLLPAVAPVAHAKSEGTGSPATSNTSTTIPLTSTFPSSTSQLSSLVNLDPKYEELIRQFEAEFGDSAPDASGIQSMEATATVPQLGNQSQTIPQDLSPTSSSASQSAPLCLSTQASSAPHPNDQEMEVNKDESGTQIEATLNKESTKSPVKEQYDGPHHVSLPQEAVQQQPSVLKENFSMPCSLMPKRMKLEASGDMAILSTTCFSEEDTPTKDSLPSSPSLRGFLESPLRYLDTPTKSLLDTPSKNLQSEFPLCTCVEQILEKDEGPYYNHLGSGPTVASIRNLMESRYGEKGDAIRIEKVVYTGKEGKSSQGCPIAKWVIRRSSETEKLLCLVRQRAGHHCAHAVIIILIMAWEGVPKMLADKLYRELSDTLTKYGNPTSRRCGLNDDRTCACQGKDPESCGASFSFGCSWSMYFNGCKYARSKLPRKFRLQGDHPEEEDKLRDNFQHLATEVAPLYKQLAPQAYSNQCQSESRAPECRLGLKEGRPFSGVTACMDFCAHAHKDQHNLHNGCTVVCTLTKEDNRAVGEIPEDEQLHVLPLYKISPTDEFGSEEAQNLKMQTGAIQVLQAFRREVRKLPEPAKSCRQRRLEAKKAASEKKKSKLLQQAVETPEKAVVKTELCVTGSPQLQGNKAIIKQEMKPNIKKEPFNGYPVQAADPFNNIYPHPAYYARGGLPPTGQPSAPDPINGCHPPPNLPTVHYSYYSYPPNALFPPKLRTYEGRNGSSPKAGGKAVQVDKKPDIQSLQARLAQSYPSQPEQTNQPNHSAYAQPADYTLSRPSSVSSETSNRGTPVIKQEPIDAPINEGAVPSQARANTPSTIPQPTAWPGHKFNGNVLPTNWENHRNHKQNPDASSLNPEKQQFHQHPQQRSSPYPTQWTSYPGSNVLMTSPALSPSLQVPPSPSPSPHPGAALLGNVYQGATCPATPRPSTPHPGTPQPRTSHSGSVTPQPGTPGPGTPRHWSSPAPSPQPNAWAMGPAAYSPGLKHSNPAGAYPDKMWSKTGESRCSTPLGLQEKVWKSCGGSVAGSTPSPAPEGRLFPDALQQSDQACWDPRRAESDVDSIKGREEEEDEVWSDSEHNFLDPNIGGVAVAPAHGSILIECARRELHATTPLKKPNRSHPTRISLVFYQHKNLNQPMHGLALWEAKMKLLAERALQRQQEAALLGLSQEDIKALGKKRKWGATAAGASPGPGQSKDRREGPVTRVASTFHTTSMVTVSPYAFTRLTGPYSHFV
- the tet3 gene encoding methylcytosine dioxygenase TET3 isoform X2 codes for the protein MEIGSHDRLQEGALSLELANGVNRYCNDDEESMETEQSRAGSAPPRQCWVAGQGKLSGTQQQQPCWNSNSDATPSEPAHHANMEDAHNLVAFSAIAGSLPPSSSSSCLLVQPNTAQLYERFTQEMGAEGAHARISAVTPEGSCQPLEDLNTLQTALSQAKHGHKPPNCNCDGPDCPDYLEWLEKKIKLATNEDQGASKMAEASPHLQPHLQQPLLQHRSYPQVNGGPHLHTSFSQQQQGTQGPHRDQVPCSKPPIPCSPQVLSIAKEKNISLQTAIAIEALTQLSGTSPQAIVSPGQTPYNSNLHHQHTQNLTSQPSNGSILIPPSPGTHSSSSRSQSVPPGLHTSQQASVSCEHHRPQSQGQPPHATPLPSSTSPFPSQGKPVGFSPNPQQWQQSSGRGSEQRKPWMCVKSETQSHFAAAPHSSSDPMSELKQLLGDTSGKFSNSSFKLPVTQQLSLNQNGGILAQDSPALPRVKQEPDSGEHYHHTASMGHYGMANGPQQGQHYPGTPLSPGQAAISHSTQAALQQHLHYKRNLFSNHSPGFGTPGPRPPLACQNLKKWWPQIEADVLPHLAIKQESKEPKKKKSTQGSPIIKAISGMHTGPPLPKPKQIIIKKTKQKPSMPTFLPQTQISIQKPTVLITDRAPAPTSLPSLPLHSNSTQAAAAGLSAPAQSQVSISTSSVTPSSTVSALSANTPALTGPLLPAVAPVAHAKSEGTGSPATSNTSTTIPLTSTFPSSTSQLSSLVNLDPKYEELIRQFEAEFGDSAPDASGIQSMEATATVPQLGNQSQTIPQDLSPTSSSASQSAPLCLSTQASSAPHPNDQEMEVNKDESGTQIEATLNKESTKSPVKEQYDGPHHVSLPQEAVQQQPSVLKENFSMPCSLMPKRMKLEASGDMAILSTTCFSEEDTPTKDSLPSSPSLRGFLESPLRYLDTPTKSLLDTPSKNLQSEFPLCTCVEQILEKDEGPYYNHLGSGPTVASIRNLMESRYGEKGDAIRIEKVVYTGKEGKSSQGCPIAKWVIRRSSETEKLLCLVRQRAGHHCAHAVIIILIMAWEGVPKMLADKLYRELSDTLTKYGNPTSRRCGLNDDRTCACQGKDPESCGASFSFGCSWSMYFNGCKYARSKLPRKFRLQGDHPEEEDKLRDNFQHLATEVAPLYKQLAPQAYSNQCQSESRAPECRLGLKEGRPFSGVTACMDFCAHAHKDQHNLHNGCTVVCTLTKEDNRAVGEIPEDEQLHVLPLYKISPTDEFGSEEAQNLKMQTGAIQVLQAFRREVRKLPEPAKSCRQRRLEAKKAASEKKKSKLLQQAVETPEKAVVKTELCVTGSPQLQGNKAIIKQEMKPNIKKEPFNGYPVQAADPFNNIYPHPAYYARGGLPPTGQPSAPDPINGCHPPPNLPTVHYSYYSYPPNALFPPKLRTYEGRNGSSPKAGGKAVQVDKKPDIQSLQARLAQSYPSQPEQTNQPNHSAYAQPADYTLSRPSSVSSETSNRGTPVIKQEPIDAPINEGAVPSQARANTPSTIPQPTAWPGHKFNGNVLPTNWENHRNHKQNPDASSLNPEKQQFHQHPQQRSSPYPTQWTSYPGSNVLMTSPALSPSLQVPPSPSPSPHPGAALLGNVYQGATCPATPRPSTPHPGTPQPRTSHSGSVTPQPGTPGPGTPRHWSSPAPSPQPNAWAMGPAAYSPGLKHSNPAGAYPDKMWSKTGESRCSTPLGLQEKVWKSCGGSVAGSTPSPAPEGRLFPDALQQSDQACWDPRRAESDVDSIKGREEEEDEVWSDSEHNFLDPNIGGVAVAPAHGSILIECARRELHATTPLKKPNRSHPTRISLVFYQHKNLNQPMHGLALWEAKMKLLAERALQRQQEAALLGLSQEDIKALGKKRKWGATAAGASPGPGQSKDRREGPVTRVASTFHTTSMVTVSPYAFTRLTGPYSHFV